The following coding sequences are from one Lipingzhangella halophila window:
- a CDS encoding MFS transporter: MSPAADTPPKAGVREWLGLTVLALPVLLLALDLTVLHLALPHLAADLNPSAVQQLWILDIYGFLVAGFLVTMGGLADRIGRRRLLLIGAAAFGLASLAAAFATSPAILIAARALLGVAGATFTPSSLSLLSNMFRDPRQRGFAMAVWMACFASGAAVGPSVGGLLLEWFWWGAVFLLGVPVMLLLLAAGPFLLPEYRNPDPGRIDPLSVLLSLATILLVVYAVKDAAKDGWQLSTAAVLLAGLAAGWVFVRRQRRLDSPLLDLTLFRHRAFSVGLGTLLAGGIAGGSAVMLLSQYLQLMVGLSPLVAGLWLLPQGLASIPAALLAPALATRIGPGRTTALAMLFPAVGLLSLTQVGGDGGFGFVIAGSIVLSLGMGLGSAVMVDLVVNSAPKEKSGSASSVFETVGELGQATGIATLGAIATAVYRFGIADTVPESTPRAAAEATRDSMPAAAAAAADLGGEAGDALLAAARDAFATGITTAGYVGAALLLATAVMAWRYLPNTRTSEPEEGEDTELVGSGTRAD; encoded by the coding sequence ATGTCCCCAGCGGCCGACACCCCGCCCAAGGCCGGCGTGCGGGAGTGGCTCGGGCTCACCGTCCTGGCCCTGCCGGTGCTGCTGCTCGCGCTCGACCTGACCGTGCTGCACCTAGCGCTGCCGCACCTGGCGGCCGACCTGAACCCGAGCGCCGTCCAGCAGCTGTGGATCCTGGATATCTACGGCTTCCTGGTGGCCGGGTTCCTGGTCACCATGGGCGGCCTGGCCGACCGCATAGGGCGCCGTAGGCTGCTGCTCATCGGCGCCGCCGCGTTCGGCCTGGCCTCGCTGGCCGCGGCCTTCGCCACCAGCCCCGCGATACTGATCGCCGCCCGCGCCCTGCTCGGCGTGGCCGGCGCGACCTTCACCCCCTCCAGCCTGTCGCTGCTGAGCAACATGTTCCGCGACCCGCGGCAGCGCGGCTTCGCCATGGCGGTGTGGATGGCGTGCTTCGCCAGCGGCGCCGCGGTGGGCCCCTCCGTCGGCGGGCTGCTGCTGGAGTGGTTCTGGTGGGGCGCGGTGTTCCTGCTCGGCGTGCCGGTGATGCTGCTGCTGCTCGCGGCGGGGCCGTTCCTGCTGCCGGAGTACCGCAACCCTGACCCCGGCCGGATCGACCCGCTCAGCGTGCTGCTGTCGTTGGCAACCATCCTGCTGGTGGTCTACGCGGTGAAGGACGCGGCCAAGGACGGCTGGCAACTGTCCACCGCGGCGGTGCTGCTGGCGGGGCTGGCCGCCGGGTGGGTCTTCGTGCGCCGCCAGCGCCGGCTGGACAGCCCGCTGCTGGACCTCACCCTGTTCCGGCACCGGGCGTTCAGCGTGGGGCTGGGCACCCTGCTGGCCGGCGGTATCGCCGGTGGCTCCGCCGTCATGCTGCTGTCGCAGTACCTGCAGCTCATGGTCGGGTTGTCTCCGCTGGTGGCGGGGCTGTGGCTGCTGCCGCAAGGGCTGGCGAGCATCCCCGCGGCGCTGCTGGCGCCGGCCCTCGCCACGCGGATCGGTCCCGGCCGCACCACCGCCCTGGCCATGCTGTTCCCCGCGGTGGGCCTGCTGAGCTTGACCCAGGTCGGGGGAGACGGCGGCTTCGGGTTCGTCATCGCCGGGTCCATCGTGTTGTCCCTGGGTATGGGGCTCGGGTCGGCGGTGATGGTCGACCTGGTCGTCAACTCCGCGCCGAAGGAGAAGAGCGGATCGGCCTCATCGGTGTTCGAGACGGTCGGCGAGCTGGGCCAGGCCACCGGGATCGCCACCCTGGGCGCGATCGCCACCGCCGTCTACCGGTTCGGCATCGCCGACACCGTGCCCGAGAGCACTCCGCGGGCCGCCGCGGAGGCCACCCGGGACAGCATGCCCGCGGCGGCCGCGGCCGCCGCGGACCTGGGCGGCGAAGCCGGGGACGCGCTGCTCGCCGCCGCCCGGGACGCCTTCGCCACCGGCATCACCACGGCCGGCTACGTGGGCGCCGCGCTGCTACTCGCCACCGCCGTTATGGCCTGGCGCTACCTGCCCAACACCCGCACCAGCGAGCCGGAGGAGGGCGAGGACACCGAGCTCGTGGGGAGCGGGACACGGGCCGACTGA
- a CDS encoding cupin → MTFDPTTTARFTAADASLWSWSDDAAGTHVGYIADAEEGAAMGLAFVRFGKGVSFDFTWPYDEFCVVTKGSLSVRTGGRLVTAREGELMTQPRGVPGSFEITEDLEMVCVHHPTFAEAHGLTLREYRAMADAGNPPDAPPSVPGEPRAGQVFDPSTMQVFALADVPEWTCVDERGGAVGYLADHAEGSPMGLAFSVFPRGGVYEFALPYDEVAAVTAGRFTVRSQEGSFTARAGEMLYVPRDVSAVFEIAQDTVAVCVHHPTYQEATGTAPHRG, encoded by the coding sequence ATGACCTTCGATCCCACGACCACCGCCCGGTTCACCGCCGCGGACGCCAGCCTGTGGAGCTGGAGCGACGACGCCGCCGGCACCCACGTCGGCTACATCGCCGACGCGGAGGAGGGCGCGGCCATGGGGCTGGCCTTCGTCCGGTTCGGTAAGGGGGTGAGCTTCGACTTCACCTGGCCCTACGACGAGTTCTGCGTGGTGACCAAGGGCAGCCTGAGCGTGCGTACCGGGGGCCGGCTGGTCACCGCGCGCGAAGGTGAGCTGATGACCCAGCCGCGCGGTGTGCCGGGCAGCTTCGAGATCACCGAGGACCTCGAGATGGTCTGCGTGCACCACCCCACCTTCGCCGAAGCACACGGCCTGACTCTGCGCGAGTACCGGGCCATGGCCGATGCCGGGAACCCACCGGACGCGCCGCCCAGCGTGCCCGGGGAACCGCGGGCCGGCCAGGTGTTCGACCCGAGCACGATGCAGGTCTTCGCGCTGGCCGACGTGCCGGAGTGGACATGCGTCGACGAACGGGGCGGCGCGGTGGGCTACCTCGCCGACCACGCCGAGGGGTCGCCGATGGGGCTGGCGTTCTCCGTCTTCCCCCGCGGCGGGGTCTACGAGTTCGCCCTTCCCTACGACGAGGTCGCCGCGGTCACCGCGGGCCGGTTCACCGTGCGCAGCCAGGAGGGCAGCTTCACGGCGCGTGCCGGGGAGATGCTCTACGTCCCCCGCGACGTCTCCGCGGTCTTCGAGATCGCTCAGGACACGGTGGCGGTCTGCGTGCACCATCCGACCTACCAGGAGGCCACCGGAACGGCCCCGCACCGGGGCTGA
- a CDS encoding NADPH-dependent FMN reductase has translation MADSRTLNVAVIIGSTRKDRFCPTPAKWISRHAEQRGDLNVDLVDLKEAALPDVLNGGDDDPVPAPVQALQPRLDRADAFIVVTPVYNKGYPASLKTAIDWYFQEWSAKPVGFVSYGGIGGGLYAVEQLRQVFNEVHATTIRNTISFANYWEHFDEHGETVEGQPLEAAAKGFLDQLGWWGRALREAREQTPYAA, from the coding sequence ATGGCGGACAGCCGCACCCTGAACGTGGCGGTCATCATCGGCAGCACCCGCAAGGACCGGTTCTGCCCCACCCCGGCGAAGTGGATCTCCCGGCACGCCGAGCAGCGCGGTGACCTGAACGTGGACCTGGTGGACCTGAAGGAGGCCGCGCTGCCGGACGTCCTGAACGGCGGCGACGACGACCCGGTGCCCGCGCCGGTGCAGGCCCTGCAGCCGCGCCTGGACCGGGCAGACGCCTTCATCGTGGTCACCCCCGTGTACAACAAGGGCTACCCGGCGTCGCTGAAGACCGCCATCGACTGGTACTTCCAGGAGTGGAGCGCCAAGCCGGTGGGGTTCGTGTCCTATGGCGGCATCGGCGGCGGCCTGTACGCGGTGGAGCAGCTGCGCCAGGTGTTCAACGAGGTCCACGCCACCACCATCCGCAACACCATCAGCTTCGCCAACTACTGGGAGCACTTCGACGAGCACGGCGAGACCGTCGAGGGCCAACCCCTGGAGGCCGCGGCCAAGGGGTTCCTGGACCAGCTGGGTTGGTGGGGCCGCGCGCTGCGCGAGGCCCGCGAACAGACCCCCTACGCCGCCTGA